The genomic stretch ATACCGACATGAAGGCCGACCAGAGAGCAGAGGCTGACAACATCACCCATGGAACAATCCTCATCCAGCCGCTTTCGAATATGCCCTTTTTCCATATTCCGAATATGACAAGCACGGCCATTGCCGGATAGACGGGAAGAAAATACACCAGGTCTTTCGCCTTGGAAAAAGACAGCACTACAAGCGGGGCTGTAAACAGGCACAGTAAGAACACCCCTGCCTGCTTTTTTTCATCATGCCGATATCTCCATACCATGAATATCGACAAAGGAAGGATTATTCCCCCCGGTATGAAATCGACCCATATGTTGAGCAGATAAAAGTAAAATGGCCTTTCATTGCTGAGATAGGCCGAGAGGAAACGGTTCAAATGATTTTTGATGAAAAATTCATGGATTATTTCAGGAGGAGCAGTAAGAACAAACGGGATCAGCCAGCCTAATACGGGCAAGAGAAAGGCTGCTACGGGCAGCAAGGAGATAATGTGACGAAATTCAGAAAAGCGTCTGCTTAATATGATATACAGCAAAAATCCGGAAGAAAAAACGACCAGGCCAACGAGCCCCTTAAAAAGAAAAGCCATCCCCAAAGCAAAGCCAACGGCTGCATAGGCCCGGCGTTTTTTTTCAGTTTCGGCTGAGTCCATGGCAATCCACGAGAAGAATACTGCCGCTGCCACCGCCGCCGTAAGTGCATTATCCAGCAGAATCTCGTGCGCAGTCCTGCAAAACCGCATTGAAATGCCAAGGATTGCGGCTGAAAACGCCCCGCCTTCAACACCCAGGATTTTGTTGCCCAGAAGAAAAACAAACAGCAGTGATAAAAAAGCGAAAAATACCGAAGTCAGCCGGGCGGCTGTTTCACTCGGCCCTCCTGCAATCCTGTAGGCCATGGTTACAGAAAAGGGAAACCCCGATGGCTTTTCTATAAAGGGAATTCCTGCAAGATGCGGGATGATATAATCCCCGCTGACATACATCTCACGGGCGACCTCGGCCTCCCTGAGATCATCGGGCGGCAGCAGTTCACGCCCTGTCTGGCCAATTATTATTACAGCCAAGGTTGCGAAAAGAACGACTGCAATGCGAATCAGCGAACCGTAGGCGGGAAAGGTCTGTTTGATTATTTGTTTGTCCACTATAAAGGCACGTCTAAACTAAGCAAAAGCGCCCTGTCAATATAAACAAGTGGAGGCTGTTTCTTTGATCAGGTTTTTAGAAACGAATAATACTTTTTTGTAGTTTCAAGGTAAAGATCAGTAATATGCGGGAAGTAGAATGAATCAGCTTGTTACCGGAAAAACCATTAAGCCGGGAGCGCTTGCCGGGACGGTGAAAGTCTGACCTTAAGTATCCCAGGCTTCTCAGGCAAACTGCCTAATATCGTCCTCATCCAGTTCGATGACCTGGGCCGGGACGAACCCGGATGCCACAGCAACAACACCATGCAGGAAAAAAGATATGGGCCTGTATCTGACATTCAGCCATCCCGATGTTTGCAAAAAGATGGAAAAAACAATGCGCGACTGGTAGAAAGACATCGAGACCAACAGAAAAGGACTGTTGGCCAGAAAATGATTAACATTGCCAGCCTGCCCTTAAAGCAGATGGTCGATGGTGTACACTGAAGTCTTAAAAATCATGACCAGGAAGCCATTACGGAACATACTGGTAAAACCCGCAGGGCCGGACTGCAACATGGCCTGCAGCTACTGCTTCTATACATGCAAAAATGAGCTGTTCAAAAATGCTTCGATACATCGCATGAACGATGAGGTGCTGACAGAACTCATAAGACAGTTCATGGAACAGTCGCCGCCCGAGATTTCGATTACATGGCAGGGCGGCGAACCGACCCTCATGGGGCTGGCATTCTTCCAGAAGGCGGCCTCCCTAGAAGAACACTACGGAAAGTCAAAAACGATAGGCAACGGCATGCAGACGAACGGCCTCCTCATAGACAAGGACTGGGCCGATTTCTTCAGGCGCTACAGTTTCCTTGTCGGGCTATCCATTGACGGCCCGGAGCACATCCATGACCACTACCGGAAAAGGCAGGGCGGGCAGCCGACTTGGCGCAAGGTCTGCGACAGTGCAAAGCTCATGCTCGATTCGGATGTGTCCGTAAATGCGCTTACTGTCGTAAATGACTATTCAGCGCAGTTTCCGGATGACATATACAAATTTCACAAGGGGCTCGGACTTACATACATGCAGTTCATACCATGCCTCGAAGCCGATCTGCAGACAGGACGCCCTGAGCGGTATTCGGTAACACCCGAGGCATACGGCGATTTCCTCTGCCGCATATTCGACCTGTGGATGAACGATTTCATAGACGGCAGGCAGACCACATCAGTGCGTTTCTTCGAATCGCTTCTTTTCAGTTATGCCGGCTTCGCGCCCACTGAATGCACACTGAGCCAGGAATGCGGAAACTATGTCGTTGTCGAGCACAACGGCGATGTTTTCGCCTGCGACTTTTTTGTCGATGAGGATACGAGGCTCGGGAACATCATGCATGACAGGCTCGATAACATGCTCAATTCCGAAAGGCAGACGGCGTTCGGCCGGATTAAAGCTAACCTCCCTTCCACCTGCACCAGCTGCACATGGCTCGCCCTGTGCCGCGGCGGATGCCCGAGAGAGCGCAGAACGGGAACCGACGGCGGCAGGCTCAACTATTTCTGCCCGGCCTTCAAGCGCTTCTTCACCCATGCAGATGCAAGGCTAAAGCGTCTCGTTGCCGAATGGAAACGCAGACAGGTCCCGGAATATAATCCGGCCGCCCTTGATGGCGCAAACATCGGCCGCAACGAGTTGTGCCCATGCGGAAGCGGTAAGAAATACAAGCGCTGCTGCGGCAAAGATTAAGGGATCAGACTTCAGATTTAAACTGATGACCTGATCCCTTTGAATCCGTCGAATCCCATTCAAAGTTCCCGAATGTTACCGGGCCTGGCCCGTGACGTCGGTTATCGCTTCAGGGCTGCCGAACATGGAAATGCGCTTGATGGTTTTCGCATTGAAATCGAGCGCTTTCAAATCCACTTTTCTCAGATTGAAGTTGTCGTATGTCCTGAAGTAAAAGTTGCGGTTTGTAAGGTCCTTGAATGTCACCCACTGCGTCAGTTCCTTTAGCACTGTCTTCCCGTCCGGCTGGATATCGGTTATGATACCCTGCGGGATATCGAAGGTGTTGATGATATGCTGTGCAAGGTTGAGATTTCCTTTTGCATCTGGCTGCCTGTCGGCATACCTCGTTAAAACATAAAATCTCACAAACCTGCTCGGCGGGGTGTAGTCACCGGGCAGACCGATCATTCCAGCCCCGTGACCTGTCGGAGGAACACTCTTTCCTTGAATCATTGGTGAAGAAGGATTCTCGGTTTTCATGCCGATGTACTGCCGCAGATTTGTCATCTGCCACGGGAAGTTCGGAGCGTTTGTCATGATCCCGAGCGGGTTGTCATAGACATTGCACACACCGTTATCATACTCAATGACGATCGAACCGCCAAAAGCATCATAAATAATAAAGTGAGACGGAAGCGACATTTTTATATCCGTATCCACATAGCTGAATACCCTGACATTCTGAATATTTTTTTTCACCTCGTCCACGGTGGAAAAATTGCCTAGCACCCAGTCGGTAAGATAGGTCTGGGCCAGAGCCATGGATGTTTCCCTGGGACCTACACTCTGCCATTTCATGTCGTTTTCGTACCAGAGCAGACTCATGGCCAGTCCCTTTTCATTCATACCGTCGGATGTGCCATGATCCATTCCGAAAGCCGCCACACCGACATAGCCCAACATCGTTTTCCATTTGAGCCCTTTTTTACCGTCAGGGGCCGGGCTTTCAAACGCAATATCTTTCGGGACAACTATGATGTCGTATTTCAAGTCGACCGAGAATTCCATTGAACGTGCAGCTATTATTGACCCGTCGTCAGCCGTGACGCGAAAGCTTCCGCAGGAATAAGAGGAGCCCGGTAACAATACTGTCAGAAAACAAAAGCAGGCGATTATTATCATGGTTTTTTTCATAATTTCTCCTTAACTGGTTTTATGGTGCCGGTCTTCTGCTGAAAATCACCTTCATAATATATCGGTCAAAATAAAGTATCTGATTAAAGGAATTATTTCTGCTGCGATTCCATGTTAAAAATGACCTCATGTTGCTGATACAGTAAAATATTAACGGATAAATGGCGCTTTACATTGACAGTGCAGGCTCCATTTAATAAAATGTCCAATTGCAGCTACAACTGCACAATAAAGAAATGAAAGGTGGCTTATGAAAATTTTGCAGGAGTTCATCAATGCAGCACAGGATCCAGTAATATATGCCAGGGAAAATAACATGGAAAAGAAAAAGAAGCTTATCGGCTACTGCTGCACCTATACGCCGGAGGAAATCATATATGCAGCAGGCGCAATACCTGTAAGGCTCTTCGGCATCAAATCAGGCATTGAAAAGGCCGATGCCCATCTGCAGGCATACAGCTGCTCCCTTGTCCGGGGCATCATGGAGGACGCCCTTCTCGGTAACCTTGATTTTCTTGACGGCATG from Desulfomonilia bacterium encodes the following:
- a CDS encoding glycosyltransferase family 39 protein; amino-acid sequence: MDKQIIKQTFPAYGSLIRIAVVLFATLAVIIIGQTGRELLPPDDLREAEVAREMYVSGDYIIPHLAGIPFIEKPSGFPFSVTMAYRIAGGPSETAARLTSVFFAFLSLLFVFLLGNKILGVEGGAFSAAILGISMRFCRTAHEILLDNALTAAVAAAVFFSWIAMDSAETEKKRRAYAAVGFALGMAFLFKGLVGLVVFSSGFLLYIILSRRFSEFRHIISLLPVAAFLLPVLGWLIPFVLTAPPEIIHEFFIKNHLNRFLSAYLSNERPFYFYLLNIWVDFIPGGIILPLSIFMVWRYRHDEKKQAGVFLLCLFTAPLVVLSFSKAKDLVYFLPVYPAMAVLVIFGIWKKGIFESGWMRIVPWVMLSASALWSAFMSVLTAIWKGNLIVVSVSILITISAFCAGAVSIRKHSLRWTGTFFVVLCSLAWCLWFTGPVAEAEVEDKSISRQMDEMLSITGNREMLLYIPNDGLRGYAGFYGKGEVREVVSPYDVVSLLGKNNDKAVILTYSSNKDTIPQELTYAAKDTGLSLKIEAAVDFGNRFLLVISSMP
- a CDS encoding anaerobic sulfatase maturase; translation: MVYTEVLKIMTRKPLRNILVKPAGPDCNMACSYCFYTCKNELFKNASIHRMNDEVLTELIRQFMEQSPPEISITWQGGEPTLMGLAFFQKAASLEEHYGKSKTIGNGMQTNGLLIDKDWADFFRRYSFLVGLSIDGPEHIHDHYRKRQGGQPTWRKVCDSAKLMLDSDVSVNALTVVNDYSAQFPDDIYKFHKGLGLTYMQFIPCLEADLQTGRPERYSVTPEAYGDFLCRIFDLWMNDFIDGRQTTSVRFFESLLFSYAGFAPTECTLSQECGNYVVVEHNGDVFACDFFVDEDTRLGNIMHDRLDNMLNSERQTAFGRIKANLPSTCTSCTWLALCRGGCPRERRTGTDGGRLNYFCPAFKRFFTHADARLKRLVAEWKRRQVPEYNPAALDGANIGRNELCPCGSGKKYKRCCGKD
- a CDS encoding choloylglycine hydrolase family protein — translated: MKKTMIIIACFCFLTVLLPGSSYSCGSFRVTADDGSIIAARSMEFSVDLKYDIIVVPKDIAFESPAPDGKKGLKWKTMLGYVGVAAFGMDHGTSDGMNEKGLAMSLLWYENDMKWQSVGPRETSMALAQTYLTDWVLGNFSTVDEVKKNIQNVRVFSYVDTDIKMSLPSHFIIYDAFGGSIVIEYDNGVCNVYDNPLGIMTNAPNFPWQMTNLRQYIGMKTENPSSPMIQGKSVPPTGHGAGMIGLPGDYTPPSRFVRFYVLTRYADRQPDAKGNLNLAQHIINTFDIPQGIITDIQPDGKTVLKELTQWVTFKDLTNRNFYFRTYDNFNLRKVDLKALDFNAKTIKRISMFGSPEAITDVTGQAR